A single Epinephelus fuscoguttatus linkage group LG13, E.fuscoguttatus.final_Chr_v1 DNA region contains:
- the LOC125899916 gene encoding PHD finger protein 11-like has protein sequence MGPPSDPEPTINATSFWRNCIMAGCTQAIFTGFMNEMNDIFSRIQSDQASQEDYDFALSVMTASGKLAELMAKQQEEIQRKQVELQKAAAVMEKVISTLRGVHQQLQ, from the exons ATGGGACCTCCATCAGACCCAGAGCCCACCATCAACGCCACCAGCTTCTGGAGAAACTGCATCATGGCAGGATGCACACAGGCCATATTCACTGGTTTCATGAATGAGATGAACGATATCTTCAGCAGGATTCAGTCAGACCAGGCCAGCCAGGAGG ATTATGATTTTGCACTTTCAGTGATGACGGCCTCTGGAAAACTGGCAGAGCTTATGGCCAAACAGCAGGAAG AGATACAAAGAAAACAAGTGGAGCTGCAAAAGGCGGCAGCAGTTATGGAGAAGGTCATCTCAACACTGAGAGGTGTCCATCAGCAGCTACAGTAA
- the LOC125899875 gene encoding RCC1 and BTB domain-containing protein 1-like, translating to MVDVTKWPIFSLMGPQELSTIRKACVFGTSANEAIYITNDDEVYVFGLNCSNCLGTGDSQSTIVPKKLDFLSGRKVVSLSYGSGPHILLATEDGELFAWGHNGYSQLGNGTTNQGVAPVLVSANLLNKKVTEVACGSHHSMALTDSGEVYAWGYNNCGQVGSGSTANQPTPRRVSSCLQNKVAVGVVCGQTSSLAVVDNGEVYGWGYNGNGQLGLGNNGNQLTPCRLVALQGLCVQQIVSGYGHSLALTDEGLLYAWGANTYGQLGTGNKSNQLSPVQIMTEKERIVEIAACHSTHTSAAKTQSGQVYMWGQCRGQSIVLPHLTHFTCTDDVFACFATPSVMWRLLSVERDDFLTVAQSLKKEFDNPETADLKFCVDGKYIYVHKAVLKIRCEHFRSMFQSHWNEDMKEVIEIDQFSYPVYRSFLEFLYTDNVELPPEDAIGLLDLATSYCENRLKRLCQHIIKRGITVENAFSLLSAAVRYDAEDLEEFCFKFCVNHLTEVTQTAAFWQIDGNMLKDFICRASRCGAFKN from the exons ATGGTGGATGTAACCAAGTGGCCCATTTTCAGCCTGATGGGCCCCCAGGAGCTCTCCACCATACGGAAAGCGTGCGTGTTTGGAACGTCTGCTAATGAGGCCATCTACATCACCAATGATGATGAG GTGTACGTGTTTGGGTTGAACTGCAGTAACTGCCTGGGGACGGGGGACAGCCAGAGCACAATTGTCCCCAAGAAGCTGGACTTTCTGAGCGGGAGGAAGGTGGTCAGCCTGAGCTACGGCAGCGGACCTCACATCCTGCTGGCCACAGAGG acGGAGAGCTATTCGCCTGGGGTCATAATGGTTACAGCCAACTGGGAAATGGGACAACCAACCAAGGAGTGGCTCCAGTGCTGGTGTCTGCCAACCTGCTGAATAAGAAGGTCACAGAGGTGGCCTGTGGCTCTCACCACTCTATGGCTCTGACTGACTCAGGAGAA GTGTATGCGTGGGGCTACAACAACTGTGGTCAGGTGGGTTCAGGCTCCACAGCGAACCAGCCCACTCCCCGCAGAGTGTCGAGCTGCCTGCAGAACAAAGTGGCTGTCGGTGTCGTCTGTGGGCAGACCTCGTCTCTGGCAGTGGTGGACAACGGAGAG gtgtACGGCTGGGGCTACAACGGGAACGGACAACTTGGACTTGGAAATAATGGGAACCAGCTCACTCCCTGTCGCCTTGTCGCTCTGCAGGGTTTATGTGTGCAACAG ATTGTCTCAGGCTACGGCCACTCCCTGGCACTAACAGATGAGGGGTTGCTGTACGCTTGGGGTGCCAACACGTATGGACAACTGGGCACCGGCAACAAGAGCAACCAGCTGAGCCCAGTCCAGATCATGACTGAGAAAGAGAG GATCGTGGAGATCGCTGCCTGTCACTCCACACACACGTCAGCTGCAAAGACTCAGAGTGGTCAGGTGTACATGTGGGGCCAGTGCAGGGGCCAGTCTATAGTGCTGCCTCACCTCACGCACTTCACCTGCACAGACGATGTCTTTGCATGCTTCGCCACCCCCTCAGTTATGTGGAGGCTTCTTTCCGTAG AGCGTGATGACTTCTTGACCGTGGCTCAGTCTCTAAAGAAAGAGTTTGACAACCCAGAGACAGCTGACCTGAAGTTCTGCGTCGACGGCAAATACATCTATGTGCACAAAGCAGTTCTCAAAATCAG GTGTGAACACTTCAGGTCCATGTTCCAGTCCCACTGGAATGAAGACATGAAAGAGGTGATTGAAATAGACCAGTTCTCCTACCCGGTGTACCGCTCCTTCCTGGAGTTCCTGTACACGGACAATGTGGAGCTGCCACCAGAGGATGCTATTG GACTGCTGGACCTGGCCACGTCATACTGTGAGAACCGCCTCAAACGTCTGTGTCAACATATCATAAAGAGGGGAATCACTGTTGAGAATGCTTTCTccctgctctctgctgctgtgcGTTATGATGCTGAG GACCTGGAAGAGTTTTGCTTTAAGTTCTGCGTGAATCATCTGACTGAAGTGACCCAGACCGCCGCCTTCTGGCAGATTGATGGCAACATGCTCAAAGATTTCATATGTCGAGCCAGCCGCTGTGGTGCCTTTAAAAACTGA